The Triticum aestivum cultivar Chinese Spring chromosome 7B, IWGSC CS RefSeq v2.1, whole genome shotgun sequence genome window below encodes:
- the LOC123162132 gene encoding protein ALP1-like: MDMDQQRYYYYNMLKRRTLCVIVLLLALWYRSRDGRKFRGKGRKYGPLVQRDIYRTNVLIRLFDTSDATCIKQLRMTRAVFYKLCNRLRQKELLSDTFHVSVEEQVAMFLYMVGQHHTNSSVGFWFWRSSETVSRYFNIVLRAMGELARDLIYIRSTDTHTKITSSPNRFYPYFEGCIGALDGTHVKACVPAHMVDKFRGRKSYPSQNVLAVVDFDLRFTYVLAGWEGSAHDSLVLKDALSRPTGLKIPEGKFFLADAGYAARPGILPPYRGVRYHLNEFAGPHEPTTEKELFNHRHSSLRTTVERAFGALKSRFKILTRRPFIPLKSQIKVVVACCALHNWILENGPDEYVVDEATWYANLPRSSGRVRDEEADIREWAAKRDLLAQQMWADRESASDN, from the exons ATGGACATGGATCAACAAAGATATTATTATTACAACATGTTGAAGCGGAGAACTCTCTGTGTTATTGTTCTACTCTTGGCCCTCTGGTATAGAAGCAGAGATGGTAGAAAATTTAGAGGTAAAGGCAGGAAGTATGGTCCATTAGTTCAGAGAGACATCTACAGAACTAATGTACTAATTAGGCTCTTTGACACATCGGATGCAACATGCATCAAGCAATTAAGGATGACTCGAGCTGTATTTTACAAGCTATGTAACAGGCTTAGGCAGAAGGAGTTGTTAAGTGACACATTTCATGTTTCGGTAGAGGAACAAGTTGCAATGTTCCTATACATGGTCGGTCAGCATCACACAAATTCATCTGTTGGATTTTGGTTCTGGCGATCTAGTGAAACAGTGAGCAGATATTTCAATATTGTCCTGCGTGCGATGGGGGAGTTAGCACGTGATCTAATTTATATTAGATCGACGGACACACACACAAAAATCACTAGCAGCCCGAACAGATTCTACCCGTACTTTGAG GGATGCATAGGGGCACTAGATGGCACTCATGTTAAGGCTTGTGTTCCTGCTCACATGGTGGACAAATTTAGGGGCCGCAAGTCATATCCCTCCCAAAATGTGCTAGCAGTTGTTGACTTCGACCTTCGGTTCACATATGTTCTAGCTGGTTGGGAGGGCTCTGCCCATGATTCTCTTGTGCTAAAAGATGCCCTCTCACGTCCAACAGGTCTGAAAATACCTGAAG GGAAATTTTTCTTGGCTGATGCCGGGTATGCTGCAAGGCCGGGGATATTGCCTCCTTATCGTGGTGTGCGTTACCACCTAAATGAATTTGCTGGACCCCATGAAccaactactgaaaaagaattattCAACCACCGTCATTCATCACTTAGGACCACAGTTGAACGAGCATTTGGGGCTCTTAAGAGTCGCTTCAAGATTCTTACTCGGAGGCCCTTCATACCTTTAAAATCTCAGATTAAGGTGGTAGTTGCTTGTTGTGCTTTGCACAATTGGATATTAGAAAATGGTCCAGATGAATATGTTGTGGATGAGGCGACATGGTATGCCAACCTCCCAAGGAGTAGTGGACGGGTTCGTGATGAAGAGGCTGACATACGTGAGTGGGCTGCCAAGCGTGATTTATTAGCTCAACAGATGTGGGCAGATAGAGAGAGTGCAAGTGACAATTGA
- the LOC123162133 gene encoding uncharacterized protein translates to MGKQKLTIKTEEESNPREKYITWTDEATRFMLDWYIELRKDKPATFKFKKQHHLHCADALNGKFSLGVTQTQVDRHYRSCKEKWGWVRRAMANSGNGFDRINFTFTLSESEKQNLSKTAVNYLTRPIRFFNQLQELFSDQSHADGSLATDQTTVNVDDDSDDSEEVRELEANLIPVDSDEADSDTINRHSPKVDLEGNSLNKKRKHVSSSPSKKPTKGKANKKGKISNDDMAASIKKLADSLASPIVSVQPMPPIDPYANLWKRINALTIPAKDKLEIVAYLSKPDQDIFRSYLNYADETILGQWVLSFFEPRFQEDGGNGGSATAH, encoded by the exons ATGGGGAAGCAAAAGCTCACTATAAAGACCGAGGAGGAGTCAAATCCTCGTGAGAAGTACATAACCTGGACTGACGAGGCGACAAGGTTTATGCTTGATTGGTACATTGAGCTTCGTAAGGACAAACCTGCAACTTTCAAGTTCAAGAAACAGCACCACTTGCACTGTGCTGATGCTTTGAATGGCAAGTTTTCTCTTGGTGTCACTCAAACCCAAGTGGACCGACACTACCGGTCATGCAAGGAGAAGTGGGGCTGGGTGCGTCGCGCCATGGCCAATAGTGGCAACGGCTTTGACAGGATTAATTTCACATTCACACTTTCTGAGTCAGAAAAACAAAACCTAAGT AAAACTGCAGTCAATTATCTTACTAGACCCATCAGGTTTTTTAATCAATTGCAAGAGTTATTCTCTGACCAGTCCCATGCTGATGGCTCGCTTGCAACTGACCAAACCACTGTCAATgtggatgatgatagtgatgacagCGAGGAAGTGAGGGAACTTGAGGCCAATCTAATTCCAGTTGACAGTGATGAAGCTGACTCTGACACTATTAATCGTCATAGTCCTAAAGTTGACTTGGAAGGCAATTCTTTAAACAAGAAGCGCAAGCACGTGTCATCTTCACCTTCCAAGAAGCCAACTAAGGGGAAAGCAAACAAGAAGGGCAAGATTTCTAATGATGATATGGCAGCCAGTATCAAGAAGCTAGCTGACTCTCTTGCATCTCCTATTGTTTCTGTGCAACCAATGCCACCTATAGATCCATATGCAAACCTTTGGAAGCGGATAAATGCCCTTACCATACCAGCTAAGGATAAACTTGAGATTGTAGCATATCTATCCAAGCCAGATCAAGATATCTTTCGTAGTTACCTCAACTATGCTGATGAAACAATTCTTGGACAGTGGGTCCTTAGCTTCTTCGAGCCTCGGTTTCAAGAAGATGGTGGCAATGGTGGATCTGCAACTGCTCACTGA